One window from the genome of Mastacembelus armatus chromosome 18, fMasArm1.2, whole genome shotgun sequence encodes:
- the LOC113142854 gene encoding up-regulator of cell proliferation-like, whose product MDELDRVPCCPGRIKVSNVSSESVSLHLDTPAGEVENYTVTISREGQKVSDELKNQSTNTPDMAATHSKTQLQSLLEDLGLEQHYREKLSLSRILQIDEKTITDEPAKSNSDLPWYFLKKLMMVNVTTRDVKCTSQGESTSDSAHGVDKLDFDNLFDSPNSGDVLNPLDIITALFLVSDGFVRQEMALKMSMCQFSVPLLLPNSDTQQSTLMLWAMRDIVKKYRPQSLSESKGFIEDRIVLSDLPMISFVRLGECTLSKSEILNKLLSSSQQYHDTFVHCNMQGGDSPRRISSGLVEITWYLPCGNKNIDIFSEPVAVANLRGDVASFETQFSFLCLTSAAVFVFSDNLDSDSELLINQQHKAQIFLVSNPESKSFRRDAFRKVATKLGLTNSNIILKNKGINDAEFVKKLRETVSNVVKNSKMKMKIEQMADIAHELGISVDEDCPQCQDAKKNADAITAEIQDIPNYKEAQLPLQGQIWKELTSLEKEEFRLRKVGSQNIEMYKSDLQEKKKELRKQQNSYDISTAMSCFISAISRPGTERCYFLKWMRMNLDNLSREKLSDLREQYKKKCKDSEKKEEIKDIDKQLSNSSLGTEHFFREMGQIYEASLSLPEKSQSRQQLKHLPKLCAELLRDGFPLELVDGDASNIPLRWASDVLAQLSDLVSPQNKILVVTVLGVQSTGKSTLLNTMFGVQFAVSSGRCTRGAFMLLLRINEDVKKVLNCDFMVIIDTEGLKSPELAQLDDSYEHDNELATLVVGLSDITIINIAMENSTEMKDILQIVVHAFLRMKEVGKKPKCQFVHQNVSDVSAHEKNSRDRKILFQHLNEMTQAAAKMEKKDEYKSFTDVMEYGPDTGNWYVPGLWNGNPPMAPVNAGYSEAVYEFKKNIIQLLGSCKSSANKILDFTEWMTSLWRAVKHENFIFSFRNSLVADAYMRLCTEFNKWEWEFKKNMYTWVTNAETRISNFGTAAATSQTSDIRKLLMDLKTEACKVLSNGETKLLDNLTQYFTQTEGHVCLVERYKADFENSAKSLGKEMKSSVFQQLEAAADIRRGQTEVDRIKQNHTKEIEKAVCALIDECRKRNVQMTDDELDKEFEKMWNETLKKLSFSAQKATDVFASVSYYLRMNLSHKGSHASELLNDKNLRDCGLEPFRYTAEGNFKRTIRKFFNLQDYTMAVQNLADSIIDACTQSVTEKQERKTNYHETYIQEILHMIDERLQNNQDLNTGTQFEVSLKQHICGAAARHFQKMHEDFLQVNDPYRCLMKNKEKFRADFKDVFHERDQCQKKAEEFTNQCLKPAVEDFVNHLLGPSVTDEMLTKQEQFSTRMSLQFSILQDLLLQEDFGKYVSYISSYEEYVKKWILDQIVNHFSDGSKMSEFEDQHLQSSISSINDAIKKAKMKNSSSLKTFVENICKELGDKLVISQDALGAFMILNTADPEQFAHWLTVSLSEMGQALKEQFKESGIWTKLNKLHLKPQTELFNRLIGCGKQCPFCKAPCDAGGTNHEEHQASLHRPEGLGRYRWDKTEKLVTDICSSSVNSDARFRCEATNDKWHPYKRYREIFPDWKIVSDVSLEASDYWKYVMTKFNDQFAKEYTAKPAEIPHTWKSIQPKQAEESLKVSFFMK is encoded by the coding sequence agacacaactgCAGAGCCTGTTGGAGGATCTGGGGTTGGAGCAGCACTACAGAGAGAAGCTGTCACTGAGCAGAATACTTCAGATTGATGAGAAGACCATTACTGATGAACCTGCCAAGTCTAATTCAGATCTTCCATGGTATTTTCTGAAGAAACTGATGATGGTTAATGTGACAACCAGGGATGTGAAATGTACATCACAAGGTGAATCAACCAGCGACTCTGCACATGGTGTTGACAAGTTAGATTTTGATAACCTGTTTGACAGTCCAAACTCAGGTGATGTGCTGAACCCCCTCGACATAATCACTGCTCTGTTTCTGGTTTCTGATGGTTTTGTCCGACAGGAAATGGCGCTCAAAATGTCTATGTGTCAGTTTTCTGTACCTCTGCTGCTTCCCAACTCTGACACACAACAGTCCACACTCATGCTGTGGGCCATGAGAGACATTGTTAAGAAGTACAGACCTCAGTCACTCTCAGAATCCAAAGGCTTCATTGAAGACAGAATTGTTCTCTCTGATCTTCCAATGATATCTTTTGTGAGACTGGGTGAGTGCACCCTGTCCAAGTCAGAGATCCTCAATAAGCTTCTGAGCAGTTCTCAGCAGTACCATGACACCTTTGTTCACTGTAACATGCAGGGTGGTGACAGTCCAAGAAGAATTTCCAGTGGACTGGTTGAAATTACTTGGTATCTTCCttgtggaaacaaaaacattgataTTTTTAGTGAGCCAGTAGCTGTAGCTAACCTTCGTGGGGATGTTGCTTCATTCGaaacacaattttcttttttgtgtctgacatctgcagcagtttttgtgttCTCTGACAATTTGGACTCTGACAGTGAACTGCTTATTAACCAGCAGCACAAGGCACAGATCTTCTTGGTGAGCAACCCTGAGAGTAAGAGCTTCAGACGAGATGCATTCAGAAAAGTAGCAACCAAGTTGGGCTTGACTAACAGcaacattattttgaaaaacaagggGATAAATGATGCAGAGTTTGTCAAAAAATTGAGGGAAACAGTCAGTAACGTAGTCAAGAACtcaaagatgaagatgaaaatagAGCAGATGGCTGACATTGCTCATGAACTGGGAATCTCGGTTGATGAGGATTGTCCACAGTGCCAGGATGCCAAGAAAAATGCAGATGCCATCACTGCAGAAATTCAAGACATCCCAAATTACAAAGAAGCACAGCTTCCCCTGCAAGGCCAAATATGGAAGGAACTGACAAGTTTAGAGAAGGAGGAGTTTCGTCTTCGAAAAGTTGGGTCTCAAAACATAGAAATGTACAAAAGTGatcttcaggaaaagaaaaaagaacttCGGAAACAACAGAACTCTTATGACATTTCAACAGCAATGTCATGTTTCATCAGTGCTATATCAAGGCCAGGAACAGAGAGATGTTATTTCCTGAAATGGATGCGAATGAACCTTGATAACCTGTCTCGAGAAAAACTGTCTGACCTCAGAGAGCAGTACAAAAAGAAATGCAAGGACtctgagaagaaagaggagattAAAGACATTGACAAACAACTTTCCAACAGCTCACTGGGGACTGAACACTTCTTCCGTGAAATGGGTCAAATCTATGAAGCTTCGCTTTCCCTTCCAGAAAAATCCCAATCACGTCAACAACTGAAGCATCTGCCCAAACTGTGTGCAGAGTTACTGCGTGATGGATTTCCTCTTGAGCTGGTAGATGGAGATGCATCCAACATACCTCTCAGATGGGCCAGTGACGTCCTCGCTCAGCTCAGTGACTTGGTGTCTCCACAGAACAAGATCCTGGTAGTCACAGTTCTTGGAGTTCAGAGCACAGGAAAGTCCACACTCCTTAACACCATGTTTGGAGTGCAGTTTGCAGTCAGCAGTGGTCGATGTACTCGAGGTGCTTTTATGTTGCTGCTCAGAATCAATGAAGATGTTAAAAAAGTTCTCAACTGTGACTTCATGGTGATCATTGACACTGAGGGCTTAAAGTCACCAGAACTGGCACAGCTGGATGACAGTTATGAGCACGACAATGAGCTAGCAACACTTGTTGTGGGGCTGAGTGATATCACCATTATCAACATTGCAATGGAGAACTCAACAGAAATGAAGGACATTCTCCAAATAGTTGTGCATGCTTTTCTCAGGATGAAAGAGGTGGGCAAGAAACCCAAATGTCAGTTTGTCCACCAGAATGTGTCTGATGTTTCAGCCCATGAGAAGAACTCAAGAGACAGGAAAATACTGTTTCAGCATCTAAATGAGATGACCCAGGCTGCAgccaaaatggaaaagaaagacGAGTACAAGAGCTTCACTGATGTAATGGAGTATGGTCCAGACACCGGCAACTGGTACGTTCCTGGACTCTGGAATGGAAACCCACCAATGGCACCAGTCAATGCAGGTTACAGTGAGGCTGTATATGAGttcaagaaaaacatcatccaaCTACTGGGAAGCTGTAAATCATCTGCTAATAAAATCTTGGACTTTACAGAGTGGATGACCAGCCTGTGGAGggcagtaaaacatgaaaacttcatcttcagcttcagaaacagcCTAGTGGCTGATGCATACATGAGGCTGTGCACAGAGTTCAACAAATGGGAATGGGAATTCaagaaaaacatgtacacaTGGGTTACAAATGCTGAAACAAGGATTTCAAATTTCGGTACAGCTGCTGCAACATCTCAAACATCTGACATCAGAAAACTTCTCATGGATTTGAAAACTGAGGCCTGTAAAGTCCTGTCTAATGGGGAGACAAAGCTTCTTGATAATCTGACACAGTacttcacacaaacagaaggtCATGTCTGTCTGGTAGAAAGATACAAAGCCGACTTTGAAAACAGTGCAAAAAGCcttggaaaagaaatgaagagctcagtgtttcagcagctggaAGCAGCAGCTGACATCAGACGGGGACAGACAGAAGTTGATAGAATCAAGCAGAATCACACAAAAGAAATTGAGAAGGCAGTGTGTGCACTGATTGATGAATGTCGGAAGAGAAATGTCCAGATGACAGACGACGAACTGGACAAAGAATTTGAAAAGATGTGgaatgaaacactgaagaaactttctttttctgcacagaAGGCAACAGACGTTTTCGCCAGTGTGTCCTATTACCTGAGAATGAACCTGTCACATAAGGGAAGTCATGCATCTGAATTGTTAAATGATAAAAACCTGCGTGATTGTGGACTGGAGCCTTTCAGATATACAGCTGAAGGAAACTTTAAACGTACGATAAGGAAGTTCTTTAACCTTCAAGATTACACAATGGCTGTGCAAAATTTGGCTGACAGCATCATAGATGCTTGCACACAGTCTGTGactgaaaaacaggaaagaaaaaccaATTACCATGAAACCTACATCCAGGAGATCCTACACATGATTGATGAGAGGCTGCAAAACAACCAGGATCTTAACACAGGCACACAGTTTGAAGTTTCTCTAAAACAGCACATCTGTGGAGCGGCAGCCAGACACTTCCAGAAGATGCATGAAGATTTCCTCCAGGTGAATGATCCTTACAGATGTCTGATGAAAAACAAGGAGAAGTTTCGTGCTGATTTTAAAGATGTGTTCCATGAACGAGACCAGTGCCAAAAGAAGGCAGAAGAGTTCACCAACCAATGTCTGAAACCTGCAGTTGAAGACTTTGTCAACCATCTCCTGGGTCCTAGTGTCACTGATGAAATGTTGACCAAACAAGAACAGTTCAGCACACGAATGTCCTTGCAGTTTTCAATTTTACAGGATTTGCTTTTACAGGAAGACTTTGGAAAGTATGTGAGCTATATTTCCTCATATGAGGAGTATGTGAAAAAGTGGATTCTTGACCAAATAGTGAATCACTTCTCAGATGGATCTAAAATGTCTGAATTTGAGGATCAACATCTTCAGTCAAGTATCAGCAGCATAAATGATGCCATCAAAAaggccaaaatgaaaaatagcagCAGTCTGAAGACATTTGTTGAAAATATCTGCAAGGAACTTGGTGATAAACTGGTCATTTCCCAGGATGCTCTTGGTGCCTTCATGATCCTGAACACTGCTGACCCAGAACAGTTTGCTCACTGGCTCACAGTGTCTCTCAGTGAGATGGGACAAGCTCTGAAAGAGCAGTTTAAAGAATCAGGCATCTggacaaaactaaataaacttCACCTGAAGCCTCAGACTGAGCTGTTTAACAGACTGATTGGATGTGGTAAACAGTGTCCATTCTGCAAAGCACCTTGTGATGCAGGAGGAACAAACCATGAAGAACATCAGGCTTCGCTACACCGACCTGAGGGTCTGGGTAGATACCGATGggacaagacagaaaaacttGTCACTGACATATGCTCATCCTCTGTGAACAGTGATGCACGTTTTCGTTGCGAAGCAACAAATGATAAATGGCATCCTTACAAGCGTTACAGAGAAATTTTCCCAGACTGGAAAATTGTTTCAGATGTAAGTCTAGAAGCATCAGACTACTGGAAATATGTGATGACAAAGTTCAATGATCAATTTGCCAAAGAATACACTGCAAAGCCTGCTGAGATTCCTCACACTTGGAAGAGTATCCAACCTAAGCAGGCAGAAGAGAGTCTCAAAGTGTCATTTTTCATGAAGTGA